Proteins encoded by one window of Cucurbita pepo subsp. pepo cultivar mu-cu-16 chromosome LG14, ASM280686v2, whole genome shotgun sequence:
- the LOC111810890 gene encoding serine/threonine-protein phosphatase 4 regulatory subunit 2-like isoform X1: protein MEVPLNEDSELPASANSVHQQLDNVLPDTINGGTMEQKQEITEVEVRGTLEAIASAGKFWHDWEKLKSMLSFQLKQVLSEYPEAKASGEQQSTLGETFPELVKRLDEALLSFIDGPPFTLQRICEILLDARSIYPNLSKLALALEKNLLVTSTLAISSDPCLPSSDPKPNELEEPEIAVEEQKHFSDAVENGIEPIAGDRDEVMAEVEEADMNDGMTMDMEALVGSSETNSDANNNS, encoded by the exons ATGGAGGTGCCACTCAATGAAGATTCAGAGCTCCCAGCTTCTGCCAATTCCGTTCATCAACAACTGGATAATGTTCTCCCTGATACCATAAATGGCGG AACCATGGAGCAGAAGCAAGAAATCACTGAGGTAGAAGTAAGAGGGACACTAGAAGCGATTGCATCCGCAGGGAAATTCTG GCATGATTGGGAGAAATTGAAGAGCATGCTTTCCTTTCAACTGAAGCAG GTGCTGTCAGAATATCCTGAAGCTAAAGCGTCTGGTGAACAACAAAGTACTTTAGGAGAAACCTTCCCGGAACTGGTAAAGCGGCTGGATGAAG CACTTCTTAGCTTCATTGATGGTCCTCCATTTACCCTTCAGAGGATTTGTGAG ATCCTATTAGATGCACGTAGCATTTATCCCAATCTCTCAAAGCTTGCGCTTGCTCTGGAAAAG AATCTTTTGGTGACATCCACGCTTGCCATCAGTTCTGACCCATGTTTACCGTCCTCCGACCCAAAGCCAAACGAGTTAGAAGAGCCAGAGATAGCTGTGGAAGAACAAAAGCATTTCTCCGATGCAGTAGAAAACGGAATTGAACCTATAGCTGGAGACAGGGATGAAGTAATGGCAGAGGTTGAAGAGGCCGATATGAATGATGGTATGACGATGGACATGGAAGCCTTAGTTGGATCATCTGAAACAAATTCTGATGCGAACAATAATTCTTAG
- the LOC111810890 gene encoding serine/threonine-protein phosphatase 4 regulatory subunit 2-like isoform X2: MEQKQEITEVEVRGTLEAIASAGKFWHDWEKLKSMLSFQLKQVLSEYPEAKASGEQQSTLGETFPELVKRLDEALLSFIDGPPFTLQRICEILLDARSIYPNLSKLALALEKNLLVTSTLAISSDPCLPSSDPKPNELEEPEIAVEEQKHFSDAVENGIEPIAGDRDEVMAEVEEADMNDGMTMDMEALVGSSETNSDANNNS; the protein is encoded by the exons ATGGAGCAGAAGCAAGAAATCACTGAGGTAGAAGTAAGAGGGACACTAGAAGCGATTGCATCCGCAGGGAAATTCTG GCATGATTGGGAGAAATTGAAGAGCATGCTTTCCTTTCAACTGAAGCAG GTGCTGTCAGAATATCCTGAAGCTAAAGCGTCTGGTGAACAACAAAGTACTTTAGGAGAAACCTTCCCGGAACTGGTAAAGCGGCTGGATGAAG CACTTCTTAGCTTCATTGATGGTCCTCCATTTACCCTTCAGAGGATTTGTGAG ATCCTATTAGATGCACGTAGCATTTATCCCAATCTCTCAAAGCTTGCGCTTGCTCTGGAAAAG AATCTTTTGGTGACATCCACGCTTGCCATCAGTTCTGACCCATGTTTACCGTCCTCCGACCCAAAGCCAAACGAGTTAGAAGAGCCAGAGATAGCTGTGGAAGAACAAAAGCATTTCTCCGATGCAGTAGAAAACGGAATTGAACCTATAGCTGGAGACAGGGATGAAGTAATGGCAGAGGTTGAAGAGGCCGATATGAATGATGGTATGACGATGGACATGGAAGCCTTAGTTGGATCATCTGAAACAAATTCTGATGCGAACAATAATTCTTAG